Proteins from a genomic interval of Paenibacillus sp. FSL H8-0048:
- the acpS gene encoding holo-ACP synthase: MIYGIGHDVLEIGRVAGITEGSLGSRFSRRILTRQELALAAGKGAKTAEFIAGRFSAKEAVVKALGCGIGQMVGFQDIEILPDALGKPVAILSEESWSRLGLPKEAYVIHLTITHSRGLASAFAVVEQIPGYRL, from the coding sequence GTGATTTACGGAATCGGGCATGATGTGCTGGAAATCGGCAGGGTTGCCGGGATAACGGAGGGCAGCCTGGGCAGCCGCTTCTCCCGGAGAATTCTGACCCGGCAGGAGCTGGCGCTGGCTGCAGGCAAAGGCGCAAAGACAGCGGAATTCATTGCCGGGAGATTCTCGGCCAAGGAAGCGGTTGTGAAGGCGCTCGGCTGCGGAATCGGTCAGATGGTGGGCTTTCAGGACATTGAGATTCTGCCGGATGCACTGGGCAAGCCAGTAGCCATACTGTCGGAGGAGTCCTGGTCCCGGCTGGGTCTGCCGAAGGAGGCGTATGTTATTCATCTCACTATTACGCATAGCCGCGGGCTGGCCTCGGCCTTCGCGGTGGTAGAGCAGATACCCGGTTACCGCCTGTAA